One region of bacterium genomic DNA includes:
- a CDS encoding type III pantothenate kinase, giving the protein MDYFFVIDIGNTSTHIGLARGRRILRQGRMATREGREERKIMALLRKLAAGRVVKAAVLCSVVPGLNPLWTQVLQNLCGKEPLLVGYRINLNIKVEYPQPETIGADRLADTAAAWELYQSAVIVADFGTALTFDAVTGDGRYVGGVIAPGLPLMTDYLAERTALLPEIELDGKFKNIGRSTSEAMRIGVVVGYRGMVREILSHVKAGMKERKIHFCATGGYAGLALKGLDAPVDIVPDLTLDGLVLLRELNL; this is encoded by the coding sequence ATGGACTATTTTTTCGTTATTGATATTGGCAATACCAGTACCCACATCGGACTGGCTCGCGGGCGGCGGATTCTTCGGCAGGGTCGCATGGCGACGCGTGAGGGGCGTGAAGAACGTAAAATCATGGCGCTTCTACGGAAATTGGCTGCAGGACGTGTGGTCAAGGCGGCGGTATTGTGTTCAGTGGTACCGGGACTTAATCCGTTATGGACGCAGGTGCTTCAGAACCTTTGCGGGAAAGAGCCCTTGCTCGTTGGGTATCGCATTAATTTGAACATCAAGGTGGAATATCCCCAGCCTGAAACCATTGGGGCGGATCGTTTGGCGGATACGGCTGCTGCTTGGGAGCTTTATCAGTCTGCTGTGATTGTCGCTGATTTCGGAACGGCACTCACTTTCGATGCCGTTACCGGCGATGGGCGTTATGTGGGCGGGGTCATTGCTCCAGGACTACCCTTGATGACCGATTATCTTGCTGAACGAACGGCATTGCTGCCGGAGATTGAGCTGGATGGCAAATTCAAAAATATCGGGCGCTCTACCAGTGAGGCCATGCGGATTGGTGTGGTGGTTGGCTATCGCGGCATGGTTCGGGAAATCCTAAGCCATGTGAAAGCAGGGATGAAGGAACGTAAGATTCATTTCTGTGCCACGGGCGGGTATGCCGGTTTGGCATTGAAGGGGCTTGATGCTCCTGTGGATATTGTTCCGGATTTGACTTTGGACGGTCTGGTTTTATTAAGGGAATTAAACCTCTGA
- the ruvX gene encoding Holliday junction resolvase RuvX, which translates to MTGRILGVDYGTKRVGIAISDPMAMLATPLSVETVQSVEEAITAVCRIARDRGVVKIVVGIPINMNGSSGPMALEAGKFVELLRTASGLPVDITDERLSTSLVERMLLEADVSRERRKEVRDKLAAQVILQGYLDTKAEANYVHDPDDY; encoded by the coding sequence ATGACAGGACGCATTCTAGGTGTAGATTACGGGACGAAGCGCGTGGGAATTGCGATCAGCGACCCCATGGCCATGCTGGCGACCCCGCTTTCTGTGGAAACGGTCCAGTCGGTTGAAGAAGCGATCACGGCGGTGTGCCGGATTGCCCGTGACCGTGGCGTGGTCAAAATTGTGGTGGGTATCCCCATCAATATGAATGGATCCAGTGGGCCAATGGCTTTGGAAGCGGGAAAGTTTGTCGAGTTATTGCGAACGGCGAGCGGTTTGCCGGTGGATATTACCGATGAACGGTTAAGTACCAGCCTGGTGGAACGGATGCTGCTAGAAGCGGATGTGTCCCGCGAGCGGCGCAAGGAGGTTCGTGATAAGTTGGCGGCCCAGGTCATCTTGCAGGGCTATCTGGATACTAAGGCCGAAGCGAATTACGTTCATGATCCGGATGATTATTGA
- a CDS encoding metallophosphoesterase family protein → MRYAFISDIHANLQAWRAVHLDIRSNKIDYVLCLGDVIGYGPSPAEVLNEVHAHVDAFVLGNHDAVVSGRMDDSSFNPHAREMIRWTASKLNRKASAFLSSFPLTLIGNGFQCVHGEFSRPASFEYVLNPEDALPSWKAVEAPLLLAGHTHEPSFFLMGPSGIPRLAVPQDFELEPGKRYFVNVGSVGCSRDGDPRASYCIYDTEARAVFWRRIPFDLDSYRSTLIRSGLDPKRCALLKLDPLAQTLPLRQRLDFTPPTAPEKAARPAVAMQDITSLRRSIRHWKFLFSSAIIMVALSIIAALWIWREQKDYRAILGAASPIIVATNFSAKTNLLPQHHNPILSGQIIPGWQIQLGDSRQQKASVIPLKKEGYCLQLESESADAGLTLSAPLVQVDPGQSWSMSGLFEKGASFAGTIIVAVTLIRQDGCGLITNQHFAVKEPLLARADGWMRTRQTFTIPAGGKTIQVQIRGKFRGNIRVRGLSLELNNHPDHERNSLRP, encoded by the coding sequence ATGCGCTATGCCTTTATTTCAGATATCCATGCCAACCTGCAAGCCTGGCGAGCCGTTCATCTCGATATTCGAAGTAATAAAATCGACTACGTTCTATGCCTGGGAGATGTCATAGGCTATGGCCCATCCCCCGCAGAAGTACTCAACGAGGTGCACGCCCATGTCGACGCCTTCGTCTTAGGTAACCATGATGCCGTCGTCAGTGGACGTATGGACGACTCTTCTTTTAATCCCCATGCCCGGGAAATGATCCGGTGGACGGCCTCCAAACTCAACCGCAAGGCCTCCGCATTTTTATCGTCGTTTCCACTCACCCTGATCGGTAATGGTTTTCAGTGCGTGCACGGTGAATTTTCCCGCCCAGCCAGCTTTGAATATGTGCTGAACCCTGAAGATGCACTCCCCTCCTGGAAAGCGGTGGAAGCCCCACTTTTATTAGCCGGCCACACGCATGAACCCTCCTTTTTCCTGATGGGGCCAAGCGGTATCCCCAGACTGGCAGTCCCTCAGGATTTCGAGCTTGAACCCGGGAAACGTTATTTCGTCAACGTCGGGTCGGTCGGTTGTTCGCGAGATGGCGATCCGAGAGCCAGCTACTGCATTTATGACACCGAGGCACGGGCTGTATTCTGGCGCCGTATTCCCTTTGATCTGGATAGTTATCGTTCCACGTTGATCCGCTCAGGACTCGACCCCAAACGTTGCGCTTTGCTCAAGCTTGACCCTCTGGCCCAGACCCTCCCATTACGTCAAAGGCTGGACTTCACTCCCCCCACCGCACCTGAAAAAGCAGCCCGCCCTGCCGTAGCCATGCAGGACATCACATCCCTGAGACGCTCGATCCGTCACTGGAAATTCCTTTTTTCGTCCGCCATTATCATGGTGGCTCTTTCAATCATTGCGGCTCTTTGGATTTGGCGCGAACAAAAGGATTACCGGGCAATTTTAGGCGCCGCATCGCCCATCATCGTCGCCACCAACTTCTCCGCCAAAACCAATCTTCTACCACAACACCACAATCCCATCCTGTCAGGACAAATCATTCCCGGATGGCAAATTCAGCTGGGTGATTCCCGGCAGCAAAAAGCGTCGGTCATCCCCTTGAAAAAAGAGGGGTACTGCCTCCAACTTGAATCTGAATCGGCCGATGCCGGGCTCACACTCTCTGCCCCTCTCGTTCAGGTGGATCCCGGCCAGAGTTGGAGCATGAGTGGATTATTTGAAAAGGGAGCCAGCTTCGCCGGAACCATCATCGTGGCCGTCACGCTCATCCGGCAGGATGGTTGTGGTCTCATAACGAATCAACATTTTGCTGTAAAAGAACCTTTACTGGCACGGGCTGATGGATGGATGAGAACTCGGCAGACATTCACTATTCCCGCTGGCGGAAAAACGATACAGGTTCAAATCCGTGGAAAATTTCGAGGAAACATTCGAGTCCGCGGCCTGTCACTGGAACTCAATAATCATCCGGATCATGAACGTAATTCGCTTCGGCCTTAG
- a CDS encoding metallophosphoesterase family protein has protein sequence MRYAIVSDLHANMQAWKVVYEDIQNNNADRIICLGDIVGYGPNPAQLLREVRSKVDAVILGNHDAACCGKLDATLFNDDAQRLLEWTRKQLSADDLKFLSSLPLTLIGDGFLCAHGEFSAPGNFDYASNADEVMPSWKVTESDLLFVGHTHEPAIFVLGSSGTPRSVEPQDFTVNPGKRYFVNVGSVGQPRDKDPRACYCIYDTETRSIYWRRVRFDVEPYRKALRATGLKLDPSYYLPESKGTAQETPANWHVAYSPPKSPSQAAHDVVAVQDIKAIPKRKKSIPLSMISLALLMLAISGYAIWQKLPHPIDLNATSTTSLASSDRNSLSLPERVVTPGQPIHGWAIHLDDKNRQQIGINLDPFKRPFLYFSSKKADKTMTLISSWVSVNPGEKWAFEAALQKKKDFAGEAVLVIMLQKSGGTIVSNFVSLKIPPPQISGLSKIEEQFIIPEKSTMIRVALLGKFSGKLLILTPKLYCPKIEVPPPINPALTEEPDTKPAEEPKNTWDQKTQVGY, from the coding sequence ATGCGCTATGCAATCGTTTCCGATCTCCACGCCAACATGCAGGCTTGGAAAGTAGTTTACGAAGACATCCAGAATAATAATGCGGATCGCATTATCTGCCTGGGTGACATCGTCGGATATGGCCCAAACCCAGCCCAACTGCTTCGAGAAGTTCGCAGCAAAGTCGATGCCGTTATCCTCGGTAACCATGACGCAGCCTGCTGCGGGAAATTGGACGCAACGTTGTTCAATGACGATGCCCAGCGTCTTCTTGAATGGACACGCAAACAATTGAGCGCGGATGACCTGAAATTCCTTTCCTCCCTCCCTCTCACCTTGATCGGTGACGGATTTCTGTGTGCCCATGGCGAATTTTCCGCACCGGGAAATTTTGACTATGCTTCAAACGCCGATGAGGTCATGCCTTCATGGAAAGTCACTGAGTCGGATCTCCTTTTCGTCGGGCATACCCATGAGCCCGCCATCTTTGTACTCGGCAGCAGCGGCACTCCCCGCAGTGTTGAACCCCAGGACTTTACCGTCAACCCGGGCAAACGCTACTTCGTCAACGTCGGCTCTGTGGGCCAACCGCGGGATAAAGACCCCCGCGCCTGTTATTGCATCTATGACACGGAAACTCGATCCATCTACTGGCGTCGCGTTAGATTCGATGTTGAACCCTACCGGAAAGCATTACGGGCCACCGGGCTTAAATTAGATCCGAGTTACTACCTTCCCGAGTCCAAAGGTACGGCACAAGAGACGCCTGCAAACTGGCACGTTGCATACTCCCCCCCCAAATCCCCCAGTCAAGCGGCTCACGATGTCGTCGCCGTTCAGGATATCAAAGCCATTCCTAAACGAAAAAAATCAATTCCCCTCAGCATGATTTCTCTGGCGTTGTTAATGCTGGCAATTTCAGGCTATGCCATCTGGCAAAAATTACCTCATCCCATTGACCTGAATGCCACCAGTACTACCTCGCTGGCATCGTCTGACCGCAATAGTTTGTCCTTACCCGAAAGAGTTGTGACACCCGGCCAACCGATCCATGGTTGGGCGATTCATTTGGATGATAAAAATCGACAACAGATCGGCATTAATCTTGACCCCTTTAAACGTCCGTTCCTATATTTTTCCTCTAAGAAGGCTGACAAGACAATGACCCTCATCTCCAGTTGGGTCTCGGTCAACCCGGGCGAAAAGTGGGCGTTTGAAGCCGCACTTCAGAAAAAAAAGGATTTCGCTGGTGAAGCCGTTTTGGTCATTATGCTCCAGAAAAGTGGCGGCACCATTGTATCAAATTTTGTCTCACTGAAAATCCCGCCCCCACAGATCTCAGGACTGTCGAAAATCGAGGAACAGTTTATCATCCCGGAAAAAAGCACCATGATCCGGGTTGCCCTCCTTGGAAAATTTTCAGGAAAATTGCTTATCCTTACACCAAAATTATATTGCCCGAAAATAGAGGTTCCACCGCCAATCAACCCCGCATTAACCGAAGAACCCGATACGAAACCTGCTGAGGAGCCTAAAAATACATGGGATCAAAAAACGCAGGTAGGTTACTGA
- a CDS encoding RidA family protein produces the protein MQKRIINTDKAPAPVGPYQQAVGMDRLVFTAGQIPVDAKTGAVITGTIEDQTRQVLENLKAILEAAGTSLDKVLKTTVFLHDMNDFAKMNAVYAEYFRTDIAPARSTVQVARLPKDVAVEIEAIASL, from the coding sequence ATGCAAAAGAGGATCATCAACACCGACAAAGCGCCCGCTCCTGTGGGGCCTTACCAACAGGCTGTGGGAATGGATCGCCTCGTTTTTACCGCAGGCCAGATTCCCGTTGATGCAAAAACTGGCGCCGTCATCACGGGCACGATTGAAGATCAAACCCGGCAGGTTCTTGAGAATCTTAAGGCTATACTCGAGGCAGCGGGAACCTCTCTCGACAAAGTCCTCAAAACCACGGTATTTCTGCATGACATGAATGATTTTGCGAAAATGAACGCCGTATATGCCGAGTATTTCCGAACCGATATCGCACCAGCCCGATCTACCGTACAAGTGGCGCGTCTCCCGAAAGATGTGGCCGTCGAAATTGAGGCCATCGCCTCACTTTAA
- a CDS encoding ABC transporter permease has protein sequence MTRFIIRRVLYMVPMVLGVILVTFLLFNVVGGSPASMALGKNVSPQALEEFDEQRGFNKPVIFGWWTTTRAFPARDFSEPVKLFAGTNLAVQLLFPLRPDSCYRVKVQVRGLESGTRVRLLPDSLIMLSNSKPEISSRWHWTEFQFQPGTNLSVSPPVLLSVEQGALEVRNVRLERRMPHGLDSQLVHYFKTLARLDLGTSLSTNEKVTTMLRRGILPSLALTVPVFFGGLGLSVGLALLCAYWRNRWPDRIFVFMAVALMSVNYLVWIIFGQFFMAYKWHWFPIWGFESWGYLLLPVMIGILSGLGGNLRFYRAVILDEIYKDYVRTAFAKGLSPAGVLFKHVLPNAMIPIVTNTVIALPILYTGSLLLESFFGIPGLGGLSINAINSSDVDVVRGVVLVGALLYVVASLVTDLCYALVDPRVKLR, from the coding sequence ATGACCCGTTTTATTATACGCCGCGTGCTTTATATGGTCCCGATGGTGCTGGGGGTAATTCTGGTTACCTTCCTGCTCTTTAATGTTGTGGGCGGGAGCCCGGCTTCCATGGCACTTGGTAAAAATGTTTCGCCGCAAGCCTTAGAGGAGTTTGATGAGCAACGGGGGTTCAACAAGCCCGTCATTTTCGGCTGGTGGACGACCACCAGGGCCTTTCCTGCCCGCGATTTTTCAGAGCCCGTCAAGCTTTTTGCGGGGACAAACTTGGCGGTTCAACTGCTTTTTCCATTACGCCCGGATTCCTGTTATCGGGTGAAGGTGCAGGTGCGGGGGCTGGAGTCCGGCACCAGGGTCAGGTTGCTGCCGGATTCCCTGATCATGCTATCCAATTCGAAGCCTGAAATCTCCTCCCGCTGGCATTGGACTGAGTTTCAGTTCCAGCCGGGAACTAATTTATCGGTGTCGCCCCCCGTTTTGTTATCGGTAGAGCAGGGGGCCTTAGAAGTGAGAAACGTGCGACTTGAGCGACGTATGCCACATGGGTTGGACTCCCAACTTGTGCATTATTTTAAGACTTTGGCTCGCTTGGATCTTGGCACCTCGTTATCGACCAATGAGAAGGTGACCACGATGTTGAGACGCGGGATTTTGCCATCGCTAGCGCTGACGGTCCCCGTTTTCTTTGGCGGATTGGGGCTATCTGTTGGGTTGGCTCTTCTCTGTGCCTATTGGCGGAATCGCTGGCCGGACCGCATTTTTGTCTTTATGGCGGTGGCACTGATGAGTGTGAATTACCTCGTTTGGATCATTTTTGGACAATTTTTTATGGCATATAAATGGCATTGGTTCCCGATTTGGGGCTTTGAGTCCTGGGGCTATCTGTTGTTGCCGGTGATGATTGGTATCCTTAGCGGGCTGGGCGGGAATCTTCGGTTCTATCGAGCCGTTATTTTGGATGAGATTTATAAAGATTATGTGCGAACGGCCTTCGCCAAGGGGTTAAGTCCGGCGGGGGTGTTGTTCAAGCATGTGTTACCCAATGCGATGATTCCGATTGTGACCAACACGGTGATTGCTTTGCCTATTCTCTACACTGGGAGCCTTTTGTTGGAGAGCTTTTTTGGAATTCCGGGACTGGGTGGACTCAGTATAAATGCCATTAACTCTTCAGACGTGGATGTGGTGAGAGGGGTGGTCCTGGTGGGGGCACTCCTGTATGTGGTCGCGAGTCTCGTTACAGATTTATGCTATGCGCTGGTGGATCCGAGGGTGAAGTTGAGGTAG
- a CDS encoding ABC transporter permease, whose product MEEWGQSLWREAWRDLMRRRVIRICFGIIVCFGLVAFYGEIIFRYYQAVDRTPSYSQVNLSERYLPPSIFRHPFAEVDGAGPGRRLWLGAKTLAYRPLGTDNLGRDVLQRTIQGTRIAFLVGVVTSLIAIPIGVLLGCISGYFGKWADDIVVWVYSTIESIPGLLFILAISMVVGKGIMGVYLGIGLTTWVGLCRLLRAEVMKHRDRAYVLAARSLGYSSWRIIFRHILPNVFHIVIITFSIRFPAAIGTEVFMSFLGIGVQGEPSWGIMIGNARLRLWQGVWWEMAAVSAAILLVVLAFNLVGDALRDALDPRLRSREV is encoded by the coding sequence ATGGAAGAATGGGGACAATCATTATGGCGGGAGGCATGGAGGGATCTCATGCGTCGTCGGGTAATCCGGATTTGCTTCGGGATTATTGTCTGTTTTGGTTTGGTCGCATTTTATGGTGAGATTATCTTCAGGTATTATCAGGCCGTTGATCGAACGCCTTCTTATTCGCAAGTAAACTTAAGTGAGCGATATCTGCCCCCCAGTATTTTCCGGCATCCTTTTGCGGAGGTGGATGGAGCTGGGCCGGGCCGTCGGCTCTGGCTCGGAGCAAAGACCTTGGCCTATCGTCCGTTAGGGACAGACAATCTGGGCCGTGATGTGCTGCAGCGGACGATTCAAGGCACTCGAATTGCCTTTCTAGTGGGGGTGGTGACTTCCTTAATTGCCATTCCCATAGGGGTATTGCTTGGCTGTATTAGTGGTTATTTTGGAAAATGGGCCGACGATATCGTTGTTTGGGTATATTCCACGATCGAAAGCATCCCCGGTCTACTGTTTATACTGGCGATTTCGATGGTAGTGGGAAAGGGGATCATGGGGGTCTATCTGGGGATTGGTCTTACTACCTGGGTGGGGTTGTGCAGGTTATTAAGGGCCGAAGTGATGAAACATCGGGATCGGGCTTATGTGTTGGCCGCCCGTTCGTTGGGGTATTCATCCTGGCGCATCATTTTCCGACATATTTTACCCAATGTTTTCCATATTGTTATTATTACCTTCTCCATTCGCTTCCCAGCTGCCATAGGGACCGAAGTCTTTATGAGTTTCCTCGGAATTGGAGTGCAGGGAGAGCCATCTTGGGGTATAATGATTGGAAATGCGCGTTTACGCCTCTGGCAGGGGGTATGGTGGGAAATGGCTGCTGTATCTGCCGCTATTCTGCTGGTTGTGCTGGCCTTCAATCTGGTGGGAGACGCCTTGAGGGATGCGCTGGATCCAAGATTGAGATCGCGAGAAGTTTAA
- the rnr gene encoding ribonuclease R, whose translation MMPKSTLKKVTHEAILEFFQKPDYTPMTLGELTDIFDLRGAERKALVDILHKMVLNGEIVIIRKTRYSLGAPADLVTGRLEVKRSGGGYLTNLDGELTVRIERGNLSTALPGDQVVVRLEPLKPGTPEWQRQGVVIRVVERGSRVVVGTLKSTGKFLYVLPLNPSYQQDFYVPEAKGAQINDRVVIQFTNWENRHVNPEAEIIEVIGPADNPSLDTLAVMRQYDLPQEFSSEVMQEASDTAARLTQTGKRLDLRSKFIFTVDPVTAKDFDDALSLEHDEEGRRVLGVHIADVCHFVTKGNALDREAIERGNSVYLPDKVIPMLPEELSNGLCSLKPDQDRLAFSAFMTFDQVGRMISARFARTIIRSRLRLNYEQALQVIQTPAGMHCKVAMPPEARPLILEVYELAMQLRARRMAQWALDITMPENSVIIGKDGMIEDIRPVENDVSHQMIEECMVAANEAVDRELSTKGRALIHRLHEEPDAEKIEMLTADLHEMGYQPGQLKHRRNLMEFLVRIKDTPLANSAQMAVLRSMKRAIYSSKEGGHFGLAKKYYAHFTSPIRRYPDLIVHRILAALLEGKSSPYPNQELERLAVHCSETEQVAQAAERELLEIKKYRFLAQQIEQRNVRVYDAVVVKVMNFGLFIELDGLGVQGLLHCSAISEAFVRFDPAAKALRAGQDLYKLGTRLKVIPVKVDFDKRRIDFALQRPESEKTKGGGKGARPARNSEQAGRRRRR comes from the coding sequence ATGATGCCGAAATCTACACTTAAAAAAGTAACCCATGAGGCCATTCTGGAATTTTTCCAGAAACCTGACTATACCCCGATGACGCTTGGCGAATTGACTGACATCTTTGACCTCCGGGGAGCAGAGCGAAAGGCCTTGGTTGATATCCTTCACAAAATGGTTCTGAATGGTGAGATCGTCATCATTCGTAAGACCCGTTATTCCCTCGGGGCCCCGGCTGATTTGGTTACCGGTCGGCTGGAAGTGAAACGTTCTGGTGGCGGCTATCTTACCAATTTGGATGGGGAGCTGACGGTGCGCATCGAGCGCGGTAACCTGAGCACGGCCTTGCCGGGCGATCAAGTGGTGGTACGCTTGGAACCCCTTAAGCCGGGCACACCCGAATGGCAACGGCAAGGTGTGGTGATCCGAGTGGTGGAGCGTGGATCGCGGGTGGTTGTCGGAACCCTGAAAAGCACAGGAAAATTTCTTTATGTGCTCCCGCTTAACCCCTCTTATCAACAGGATTTTTATGTGCCGGAGGCGAAGGGGGCTCAGATCAATGACCGCGTGGTCATCCAGTTTACCAACTGGGAAAACCGGCATGTCAATCCCGAGGCTGAGATCATTGAGGTGATTGGGCCGGCGGATAATCCGTCGCTGGATACATTAGCCGTGATGCGGCAATACGATTTGCCCCAGGAATTTTCAAGTGAAGTCATGCAGGAGGCTTCTGATACAGCCGCGCGGCTGACTCAGACTGGCAAGCGTCTGGATTTGCGCAGTAAATTTATCTTTACCGTAGACCCCGTCACGGCCAAGGATTTTGATGATGCGCTATCGTTGGAGCATGACGAGGAAGGTCGCCGGGTGTTGGGTGTCCATATTGCCGATGTCTGTCACTTCGTAACCAAGGGTAATGCCCTTGATCGGGAGGCCATTGAGCGAGGAAATAGTGTTTATCTCCCCGACAAAGTGATACCGATGTTGCCCGAGGAGCTTTCAAACGGGCTTTGCAGTTTAAAACCCGATCAGGATAGGTTGGCGTTTTCCGCTTTTATGACCTTTGATCAGGTTGGTCGTATGATTTCGGCCCGGTTTGCCCGTACGATTATCCGCTCGCGGTTGCGTTTGAATTATGAGCAGGCTTTACAAGTGATTCAGACCCCGGCCGGAATGCATTGCAAGGTGGCGATGCCGCCCGAGGCCCGGCCGTTGATTCTGGAGGTTTACGAGTTGGCCATGCAACTTCGTGCCCGGCGCATGGCGCAGTGGGCACTGGATATTACGATGCCGGAAAATTCGGTCATTATCGGCAAGGATGGGATGATTGAGGATATCCGTCCTGTTGAAAATGATGTCTCTCATCAGATGATCGAGGAATGCATGGTTGCGGCCAATGAGGCTGTTGATCGGGAATTGAGCACGAAGGGGCGAGCGTTAATTCATCGTCTTCATGAAGAGCCAGATGCTGAAAAAATCGAGATGCTGACGGCCGATTTGCATGAGATGGGGTATCAGCCCGGGCAATTGAAGCATCGTCGTAATCTGATGGAATTCCTGGTTAGGATTAAGGATACGCCACTGGCTAACAGCGCCCAGATGGCGGTCTTGCGCAGTATGAAGCGGGCCATCTATAGTTCAAAAGAGGGCGGGCATTTCGGTTTGGCAAAGAAATATTACGCTCATTTCACGTCGCCAATCCGTCGTTACCCCGATCTGATTGTACATCGGATATTGGCAGCACTGCTTGAGGGGAAGAGTAGTCCTTACCCCAATCAGGAGTTGGAACGATTGGCTGTACACTGTTCCGAAACCGAGCAGGTGGCTCAGGCGGCGGAGCGCGAATTGCTGGAAATCAAGAAGTACCGTTTCCTTGCCCAGCAGATTGAACAACGAAATGTGCGGGTGTATGACGCCGTGGTCGTCAAAGTGATGAATTTCGGGCTTTTCATTGAGTTGGATGGGCTGGGAGTTCAAGGTCTGCTTCACTGTTCCGCCATCTCGGAAGCTTTTGTGCGATTCGATCCTGCGGCCAAGGCACTGCGAGCGGGGCAGGATTTGTATAAGTTGGGAACCCGGCTAAAGGTCATTCCCGTCAAAGTGGATTTCGATAAGCGACGCATTGATTTTGCCTTGCAGCGACCTGAGTCTGAAAAGACAAAGGGGGGGGGTAAGGGGGCAAGGCCGGCGCGTAATAGTGAGCAGGCTGGACGTAGGAGGCGGAGGTGA
- a CDS encoding GtrA family protein, giving the protein MNWFNQIKKYATVGVGSTFTDFAIYGALIHYANFSPEIANLISRPCGGLFSFTFNKIWTFDRKQLTGTHHEIARFSIVWIASYCLSILLVWLFHQYFIQNQSLPLALAEMIQHMTGWEVHLVEGLSKLCAESLVCIGIFLSHRFWTFRQN; this is encoded by the coding sequence ATGAATTGGTTCAATCAAATTAAAAAGTACGCTACGGTGGGCGTGGGTAGCACCTTTACGGATTTCGCTATTTATGGAGCCCTGATCCATTATGCAAATTTTTCTCCGGAAATCGCTAACCTCATCAGTCGCCCCTGCGGTGGCCTATTCAGCTTCACGTTCAACAAAATCTGGACTTTTGACCGAAAACAACTAACGGGGACCCATCACGAAATCGCACGATTTAGCATCGTGTGGATTGCCTCATACTGTCTATCCATCCTGCTTGTATGGCTGTTCCATCAGTATTTCATCCAGAACCAGAGTCTTCCCCTGGCTCTGGCAGAGATGATCCAGCACATGACCGGTTGGGAAGTGCACCTGGTGGAAGGTCTATCCAAACTCTGCGCAGAAAGCTTAGTGTGTATTGGAATTTTCCTGAGCCACCGGTTTTGGACCTTTAGACAAAACTAG
- a CDS encoding gamma-glutamylcyclotransferase family protein — protein sequence MNLFVSGPLMFVELVKALTGKSYSTKFGSLNGYAQFVVKDEWQSALVPFPDRQVDGVVYLDVDEDALVNLDAFQGKRFVREEVSIEGEGGEWVEALAYCLKLSRKSLLSGVEWDEDVYREKHSKKVLDSCRK from the coding sequence ATGAATCTGTTTGTATCAGGCCCATTAATGTTTGTGGAATTGGTTAAGGCATTGACGGGTAAATCCTATTCAACCAAGTTTGGTTCACTGAACGGGTATGCCCAGTTTGTGGTCAAAGATGAATGGCAGTCGGCCCTGGTCCCCTTTCCTGACAGGCAAGTAGACGGGGTGGTATATTTGGATGTGGATGAGGATGCTTTAGTCAATTTAGATGCCTTTCAGGGGAAGCGCTTTGTCCGGGAAGAGGTCTCGATCGAAGGTGAAGGGGGGGAGTGGGTGGAAGCCCTCGCTTACTGTTTGAAATTATCCCGGAAATCATTGCTTTCAGGGGTGGAGTGGGACGAGGATGTTTATCGCGAAAAACATTCGAAGAAAGTGTTGGACTCGTGTCGGAAATAA
- a CDS encoding MerR family transcriptional regulator encodes MSEITEFDIREGGYLLAEVPRLTFSQVCRKIGRSPHFLRNFQIKLGLYVPKESEGYSPAYLHFLETIIILRAFSVPLEDIAELFEAEKRILRFLRIDSLTMSPTWYLDQCGRNEESANRLLLTNQDLGGSISEGGVQFHLDFRGMHGELFSGAEMGQDAKCVMAAYDTRLEKVRSRVKTEEVVLRRALDWSARWETK; translated from the coding sequence GTGTCGGAAATAACTGAATTCGATATTCGCGAAGGGGGTTATCTCCTGGCTGAAGTGCCGCGACTGACGTTTTCGCAGGTGTGCCGTAAAATTGGTAGGTCACCCCATTTTTTGCGGAATTTTCAAATTAAATTGGGGCTTTACGTCCCCAAGGAGTCCGAAGGCTATTCGCCTGCGTATCTCCATTTTCTCGAAACCATTATTATTTTGCGGGCCTTTTCCGTGCCCCTCGAAGATATCGCCGAGCTTTTCGAGGCCGAGAAGCGTATTCTTCGTTTTCTGCGAATCGATTCGTTAACCATGTCGCCAACCTGGTATTTGGATCAATGTGGACGAAATGAGGAAAGCGCCAATCGCCTTTTACTCACGAATCAGGATTTAGGTGGCTCCATTAGCGAAGGGGGCGTACAGTTTCATCTCGATTTCAGGGGCATGCATGGAGAGCTTTTTTCCGGTGCAGAAATGGGGCAGGATGCCAAATGCGTGATGGCGGCCTATGATACCCGGTTGGAAAAGGTCAGAAGCCGTGTTAAAACTGAAGAAGTCGTTTTGCGTCGTGCACTGGACTGGTCCGCCCGCTGGGAGACAAAGTAA